The following are encoded together in the Pseudomonas maumuensis genome:
- the exaC gene encoding acetaldehyde dehydrogenase ExaC, with translation MRYAHPGTEGAKVNFKSRYGNYIGGEFVAPVKGQYFENTSPVNGKLIAEFPRSTAEDIEKALDAAHAAADAWGRTSVQDRSNVLLRIADRIEQNLELLAITETWDNGKPIRETLNADIPLAVDHFRYFAGCIRAQEGGAAEINETTVAYHIHEPLGVVGQIIPWNFPLLMAAWKLAPALAAGNCVVLKPAEQTPLGISVLMELIGDLLPKGVLNVVQGYGREAGEALATSKRIAKIAFTGSTPVGAHIMKCAAENIIPSTVELGGKSPNVYFEDIMQAEPSFIDKAAEGMVLAFFNQGEVCTCPSRALVQESIYPQFMEVVMKKVLQIKRGDPLDTDTMVGAQASQQQFEKIQSYLKIAQEEGAELLTGGKVEQLEGALASGYYIQPTLLKGNNKMRVFQEEIFGPVVSVTTFKDEAEALAIANDTEFGLGAGVWTRDINRAYRMGRGIKAGRVWTNCYHLYPAHAAFGGYKKSGVGRETHKMMLDHYQQTKNLLVSYDINPLGFF, from the coding sequence ATGCGTTATGCACATCCCGGCACCGAAGGCGCGAAGGTCAACTTCAAGAGCCGCTACGGCAACTACATCGGTGGTGAGTTCGTGGCGCCGGTGAAGGGGCAGTATTTCGAGAACACCTCCCCGGTCAACGGCAAGCTGATCGCTGAGTTCCCCCGCTCCACCGCCGAAGACATCGAAAAGGCCCTCGACGCGGCCCACGCCGCCGCCGATGCCTGGGGCCGCACTTCGGTGCAGGACCGTTCCAACGTCCTGCTGCGCATCGCCGACCGCATCGAACAGAACCTCGAGCTGCTGGCCATCACCGAAACCTGGGACAACGGCAAGCCGATCCGCGAAACCCTCAACGCCGACATCCCACTGGCGGTTGATCACTTCCGCTACTTCGCCGGCTGCATCCGCGCCCAGGAAGGCGGCGCCGCCGAGATCAACGAAACTACCGTGGCCTACCACATCCACGAGCCGCTGGGCGTGGTCGGCCAGATCATCCCGTGGAACTTCCCGCTGCTGATGGCCGCCTGGAAGCTCGCCCCGGCCCTGGCCGCCGGCAACTGCGTGGTACTCAAGCCCGCCGAACAGACCCCGCTGGGTATCAGCGTGCTGATGGAACTGATCGGCGACCTGCTGCCCAAGGGCGTGCTCAACGTGGTGCAAGGCTACGGCCGTGAAGCGGGCGAGGCCCTGGCCACCAGCAAGCGCATCGCCAAGATCGCCTTCACCGGCTCCACCCCGGTCGGCGCGCACATCATGAAATGCGCCGCCGAGAACATCATCCCCTCCACCGTCGAACTGGGCGGCAAGTCGCCGAACGTGTATTTCGAGGACATCATGCAGGCCGAGCCGAGCTTCATCGACAAGGCGGCCGAAGGCATGGTGCTGGCGTTCTTCAACCAGGGCGAGGTATGCACCTGCCCGTCGCGTGCCTTGGTGCAGGAGTCGATCTACCCGCAGTTCATGGAAGTGGTGATGAAGAAGGTGCTGCAGATCAAGCGCGGCGACCCGCTGGACACCGACACCATGGTCGGCGCCCAGGCCTCGCAGCAGCAATTCGAGAAGATCCAGTCCTACCTCAAGATCGCCCAGGAAGAGGGCGCCGAGCTGCTTACCGGCGGCAAGGTGGAGCAACTCGAAGGCGCGTTGGCCAGCGGTTACTACATCCAGCCGACCCTGCTCAAGGGCAACAACAAGATGCGCGTGTTCCAGGAGGAGATCTTCGGCCCGGTGGTCAGCGTCACCACCTTCAAGGACGAAGCCGAAGCCCTGGCGATTGCCAACGACACCGAGTTCGGCCTCGGCGCCGGGGTGTGGACCCGCGACATCAACCGCGCCTATCGCATGGGCCGCGGCATCAAGGCCGGCCGCGTATGGACCAACTGCTACCACCTGTACCCGGCGCATGCCGCGTTCGGTGGCTACAAGAAGTCCGGCGTCGGCCGTGAAACCCACAAGATGATGCTCGACCACTACCAGCAGACCAAGAACCTGCTGGTGAGCTACGACATCAACCCGCTGGGCTTCTTCTAG
- a CDS encoding sigma-54-dependent Fis family transcriptional regulator, which translates to MQSNPFSRHAQQVLTVAQGQPSGPGSDPSIARSWLRCLEDYHLDPARVQAPVVLEHGRLLESRERLRQVLQIADNEMNSLHQQLSGAGHAVLLTDARGVILNCVTAPSERRIFERAGLWLGADWSEAREGTNGIGTCLVERQALTIHQDEHFRGRHTGLTCSASPVFDPHGELLAVLDVSSARPDVSRQSQFHTMALVNLSAKMIESCYFLRHFEQQWLLRFHLQAESVGLFSEGLLAFDGDGRICAANQSALNLLGTIRGGVLSKPLDRFFACSHDEMFSRATLQGSTAWPLYTRDGRQVFASLRGQARAPAWSVPVALPQTAAPGICLLDPALREDFRRAVRVFERDVPLLLRGETGCGKEAFAQAVHQASARRDKPFVAINCASIPESLIESELFGYRGGSFTGARKEGMRGKLLQADGGTLLLDEIGDMPLALQTRLLRVLEERQVVPIGGEPQAVDVRIISATHRDLLERVAQGGFREDLYYRLNGLEVALPALRERSDKAPLLDFLLAQEAEGQVIEIEPRARQALLDFAWPGNVRQLRNVLRTLVALCEEGRIEYPDLPQMVRSVGAGPANAIVGQTRSQDGRVCLGDAERQALLSALEANHWHMTRVAEHLGISRNTLYRKLRKHGIAKVC; encoded by the coding sequence ATGCAGAGCAATCCGTTCAGCCGCCATGCCCAGCAAGTGCTCACGGTCGCCCAAGGCCAGCCCAGCGGGCCGGGCAGCGACCCGTCCATCGCCCGCTCCTGGCTGCGTTGCCTGGAGGACTACCACCTCGATCCCGCGCGGGTCCAGGCACCGGTGGTGCTCGAACACGGCCGCCTGCTTGAGAGCCGCGAGCGCCTGCGCCAGGTGCTGCAGATCGCCGACAACGAGATGAACAGCCTGCATCAGCAATTGTCCGGTGCCGGGCACGCGGTGCTGCTGACCGATGCCCGCGGGGTGATCCTCAACTGCGTCACCGCGCCCAGTGAACGGCGCATCTTCGAGCGTGCCGGGCTGTGGCTCGGCGCCGACTGGAGCGAGGCCCGCGAGGGCACCAACGGTATCGGTACCTGCCTGGTCGAGCGCCAGGCCCTGACCATTCACCAGGACGAGCACTTCCGTGGCCGCCATACCGGGCTGACCTGCTCGGCCAGCCCGGTATTCGACCCACACGGCGAGTTGCTGGCGGTACTCGATGTGTCGTCGGCGCGTCCCGATGTCTCGCGCCAGAGCCAGTTCCACACCATGGCGCTGGTCAACCTGTCGGCGAAGATGATCGAGAGCTGCTACTTCCTGCGCCACTTCGAGCAGCAATGGCTGCTGCGTTTCCACTTGCAGGCCGAGTCGGTCGGGCTGTTCAGCGAGGGCCTGCTGGCCTTCGATGGCGACGGGCGGATCTGCGCCGCCAACCAGAGTGCGTTGAACCTGCTGGGGACCATCCGCGGTGGAGTGCTGAGCAAGCCATTGGACAGGTTCTTCGCCTGCAGCCACGACGAAATGTTCAGCCGCGCCACTCTCCAGGGCAGCACTGCCTGGCCGCTGTATACCCGCGACGGTCGTCAGGTATTCGCCAGCCTGCGCGGCCAGGCGCGGGCGCCGGCGTGGTCGGTGCCGGTGGCCTTGCCCCAGACCGCTGCGCCGGGCATCTGCCTGCTCGATCCGGCCTTGCGCGAGGACTTCCGCCGCGCCGTGCGAGTGTTCGAGCGTGACGTGCCGCTGCTGTTGCGCGGCGAGACCGGTTGCGGCAAGGAGGCCTTCGCCCAGGCTGTGCATCAGGCCAGCGCACGCCGTGACAAGCCATTCGTGGCGATCAACTGCGCATCGATCCCGGAGAGCCTGATCGAGAGCGAGCTGTTCGGCTATCGCGGCGGCAGCTTCACTGGTGCGCGCAAGGAAGGCATGCGCGGCAAACTGTTGCAGGCCGATGGCGGCACCTTGCTGCTGGATGAGATCGGCGATATGCCGTTGGCGCTGCAGACTCGCTTGCTGCGGGTACTGGAAGAGCGCCAGGTGGTGCCGATCGGCGGTGAGCCGCAGGCGGTGGATGTGCGGATCATCAGCGCCACCCACCGTGACCTGCTGGAGCGGGTGGCGCAAGGCGGGTTCCGCGAAGACCTCTATTACCGCCTCAATGGCCTGGAGGTGGCCCTGCCGGCGCTGCGCGAGCGCAGCGACAAGGCGCCGCTGCTGGACTTCCTGCTGGCGCAGGAGGCCGAAGGGCAGGTCATCGAAATCGAACCGAGAGCACGACAAGCGTTGCTGGACTTTGCCTGGCCAGGGAACGTGCGGCAGTTGCGCAATGTGCTGCGCACGCTGGTGGCGTTGTGCGAGGAAGGGCGGATCGAGTATCCGGACCTCCCGCAAATGGTGCGCAGCGTGGGAGCGGGCCCTGCCAACGCCATCGTGGGGCAAACCCGCTCCCAGGATGGTCGTGTCTGTCTTGGCGATGCCGAACGCCAGGCCTTGCTCAGCGCCCTGGAGGCAAACCACTGGCACATGACCCGCGTCGCCGAGCATCTGGGCATCAGCCGCAATACCTTGTATCGAAAACTGCGCAAACATGGCATAGCCAAGGTCTGCTGA
- the mpl gene encoding UDP-N-acetylmuramate:L-alanyl-gamma-D-glutamyl-meso-diaminopimelate ligase translates to MHIHILGICGTFMGSLAVLAKELGHRVTGSDANVYPPMSTQLEAQGIELTQGYDPAQLEPAPDLVVIGNAMSRGNPAVEYVLNKGLPYVSGPQWLADHVLQGRWVLAVAGTHGKTTTSSMLAWVLEHAGMSPGFLIGGVPQNFSVSARLGDTPFFVVEADEYDSAFFDKRSKFVHYHPRTAILNNLEFDHADIFPDLASIERQFHHLVRTIPSEGLVIHPTTEQALERVIGMGCWTPVQTTGEGGQWQARLLSADGSRFEVLFEGQAQGVVDWALTGQHNVANALATLAAARHVGVAPAMGIEGLSAFKSVKRRMELVAEVQGVTIYDDFAHHPTAIATTLDGLRKRVGEAPVIAVIEPRSNSMKLGAHRDGLPESVNDADQVIWYAPPNLGWDLAGTAAQCKVPSVVADSLEAIIERIKGQARPGTHVVIMSNGGFGGLHGKLAEALK, encoded by the coding sequence ATGCACATTCATATTCTCGGTATTTGCGGCACTTTCATGGGCTCGCTGGCCGTGCTGGCCAAAGAACTGGGCCACCGCGTCACCGGCTCCGACGCCAACGTATATCCGCCGATGAGCACCCAGCTCGAAGCCCAGGGCATCGAGCTGACCCAAGGCTACGACCCGGCCCAGCTGGAGCCGGCACCTGATCTGGTGGTGATCGGCAACGCCATGTCGCGGGGCAACCCGGCAGTGGAGTACGTGCTGAACAAGGGTTTGCCGTACGTATCGGGCCCGCAGTGGCTGGCCGACCATGTGCTGCAGGGGCGTTGGGTACTGGCCGTGGCCGGCACCCATGGCAAGACCACCACCAGCAGCATGCTGGCCTGGGTGCTGGAACACGCCGGCATGAGCCCGGGTTTCCTGATCGGCGGCGTGCCGCAGAACTTCTCGGTGTCGGCGCGCCTGGGCGATACGCCGTTCTTCGTCGTCGAGGCCGACGAATACGACAGCGCTTTCTTCGACAAGCGTTCGAAGTTCGTGCATTACCACCCGCGCACCGCGATCCTCAACAACCTCGAGTTCGATCACGCGGACATCTTCCCCGACCTGGCATCCATCGAGCGGCAGTTCCACCACTTGGTTCGCACCATCCCCAGTGAAGGCCTGGTCATCCATCCGACCACCGAGCAGGCACTGGAACGTGTTATCGGCATGGGCTGCTGGACCCCGGTGCAGACCACGGGCGAGGGCGGCCAGTGGCAGGCGCGCCTGCTCAGCGCCGATGGCTCGCGCTTCGAAGTGCTGTTCGAAGGCCAGGCGCAAGGCGTAGTGGACTGGGCGCTGACCGGCCAGCACAACGTCGCCAACGCGCTGGCCACTCTGGCTGCCGCCCGCCATGTCGGCGTGGCGCCGGCCATGGGCATCGAGGGCCTGAGCGCGTTCAAGAGCGTCAAGCGCCGCATGGAGCTGGTTGCCGAGGTTCAGGGCGTGACCATCTATGACGACTTCGCCCACCATCCGACCGCTATCGCCACCACCCTCGACGGCCTGCGCAAGCGCGTCGGCGAGGCCCCAGTGATCGCCGTGATCGAGCCACGCTCCAACTCCATGAAGCTGGGCGCGCACCGCGATGGCCTGCCGGAAAGCGTCAACGACGCCGACCAGGTGATCTGGTACGCACCGCCCAACCTGGGCTGGGACCTGGCCGGCACCGCCGCGCAGTGCAAGGTGCCGAGCGTGGTGGCCGACAGCCTCGAGGCGATCATCGAACGCATCAAGGGCCAGGCCCGTCCGGGCACCCACGTGGTGATCATGAGCAACGGCGGCTTTGGCGGCCTGCATGGCAAGCTGGCCGAGGCGCTGAAGTGA
- the ubiX gene encoding flavin prenyltransferase UbiX, whose translation MSGPERITLAMTGASGAQYGLRLLDCLVREDREVHFLISKAAQLVMATETDVLLPAKPQAMQAFLTEYTGAADGQIRVYGKEDWMSPVASGSGAPAAMVVVPCSTGTLSAIATGACNNLIERAADVTLKERRQLILVPREAPFSTIHLENMLKLSQMGAVILPAAPGFYHQPQTIDDLVDFVVARILNLLNIPQDMLPRWGEHHHGVDD comes from the coding sequence GTGAGCGGACCGGAGCGCATCACCCTGGCCATGACCGGCGCCTCCGGGGCGCAGTATGGCCTGCGCCTGCTCGATTGCCTGGTGCGCGAGGACCGTGAGGTACATTTCCTCATCTCCAAGGCCGCGCAGTTGGTAATGGCCACCGAGACCGACGTGCTGTTGCCGGCCAAGCCCCAGGCCATGCAGGCGTTCCTGACCGAATACACCGGCGCGGCCGACGGGCAGATCCGCGTGTATGGCAAGGAAGACTGGATGTCGCCGGTGGCCTCGGGCTCCGGCGCGCCGGCGGCGATGGTGGTGGTGCCGTGTTCCACCGGCACCCTGTCGGCGATTGCCACCGGTGCCTGCAACAACCTGATCGAACGGGCTGCCGACGTGACCCTCAAGGAGCGTCGTCAGTTGATCCTGGTTCCGCGCGAGGCGCCGTTTTCCACCATCCACCTGGAGAACATGCTCAAGCTGTCGCAGATGGGGGCAGTGATCCTGCCGGCGGCCCCGGGCTTCTATCACCAGCCACAGACGATCGACGACTTGGTCGATTTCGTCGTGGCGCGCATCCTCAACCTGCTGAATATCCCGCAGGACATGCTGCCGCGCTGGGGCGAGCATCATCATGGGGTCGATGATTGA
- a CDS encoding YceK/YidQ family lipoprotein: MRRFVLGLLVLAQLGGCATVRTLDANKPGAPVVYAGTRLDLYVINGGCCPEDRFGAEAPAYPGLDLPGSALLDTLLLPLSLLTAAGVGFNATGGL; this comes from the coding sequence TTGAGGCGGTTTGTGCTGGGGTTGCTGGTGCTGGCCCAGCTCGGTGGCTGCGCCACGGTGCGCACCCTGGATGCCAACAAGCCCGGGGCGCCGGTGGTGTATGCCGGGACACGGCTTGACCTGTACGTGATCAATGGCGGGTGCTGCCCAGAGGACAGGTTCGGCGCCGAGGCGCCGGCCTATCCGGGGCTGGACCTGCCGGGGAGCGCGTTGCTGGATACCTTGCTGCTGCCGTTGTCGTTGTTGACGGCGGCGGGGGTGGGGTTCAACGCCACGGGCGGTCTTTGA
- a CDS encoding oxidoreductase, with the protein MYLTPQHVLLAGATGLTGEHLLDRLLNEPTISRVLAPTRRPLAEHPHLENPVGDPAVFLPQLGGRVDIAFCCLGTTLKQAGSETAFRAVDLDMVVAFSKRAREMGARHLLVISALGADPKSSIFYNRVKGEMEEALKQQDWPQLTIVRPSLLLGERIEPRLGERMAAPFARLIPGKYRGIEACTLARALWRLALEEEDGIRVVESDELRKLGKK; encoded by the coding sequence ATGTACCTGACGCCTCAGCATGTCCTGCTTGCCGGTGCCACGGGTCTGACAGGTGAACACCTGCTCGACCGCCTGCTCAACGAGCCTACCATCAGCCGCGTGCTGGCGCCGACCCGCCGCCCGCTGGCCGAGCACCCGCACCTGGAAAACCCGGTGGGCGACCCGGCCGTGTTTCTCCCGCAGTTGGGCGGCCGTGTCGATATCGCCTTCTGCTGCCTGGGCACCACGCTCAAGCAGGCGGGATCCGAAACCGCCTTCCGCGCCGTGGACCTGGACATGGTCGTGGCCTTCAGCAAGCGCGCCCGAGAAATGGGCGCCCGCCATCTACTGGTGATCAGCGCGCTGGGCGCCGATCCGAAGTCGTCGATCTTCTACAACCGGGTCAAGGGCGAGATGGAGGAAGCCCTAAAGCAACAGGACTGGCCGCAGTTGACCATCGTGCGCCCTTCGCTGTTGCTGGGTGAGCGCATCGAGCCGCGCCTGGGTGAACGTATGGCTGCACCGTTTGCCCGCTTGATACCGGGCAAGTACCGCGGCATCGAGGCCTGCACCCTGGCCCGGGCGCTGTGGCGCCTGGCGTTGGAGGAGGAAGATGGGATTCGCGTGGTCGAGTCGGACGAGTTGCGCAAGCTGGGGAAGAAATAG
- a CDS encoding C13 family peptidase: MRPLLPLTLILLLAACGEGESLSPPDARLPDGGRYRGQVVNGLLQGEGRIDYPNGSWYAGTFKDGQWHGQGEWHGSNGEVYRGQFSEGLFQGLGDLTTPGSHYAGTFKHGRRDGEGTLKQHDQTYRGQFKDDQYEGAGQLELADGSRYQGLFAKGKPNGAGVRSDASGNQFSGHFIDGQLQGAGTYDSADGEQYIGEFKDNRLEGRGRYESADGDVWIGDFKDGSLVGQGELLGSDGSRYKGGFRDWRFAGTGTLQLADGSQYVGGFADDAYHGRGKLTHPDGRSEAGTWVNGVRVRDAQGKLLPDPLDLALLNQGKLLADALAKVPTSVPPVQLYSLVVAGDGQQSVFLREADYVSNMLKVRFGAHGQITLVNHRDHLADRPMATRENITRAARTLAERSGPEDLVFIYLTSHGSHDHQLVLDQPRLQLADLSADELASALAPLKDRDKVIVISACYSGGYIAPLKDDRTLIMTAARPDRVSFGCSEEADFTYFGDALFAQALNQTDDLKQAFELARQSVAERERREGFEASEPQLWAPPAVISHWQRLRRQQAEQALRNEAQPASGEQAKTPGAH, translated from the coding sequence ATGCGCCCCCTGCTACCCCTGACCCTGATCCTGCTGCTCGCCGCCTGTGGCGAAGGCGAATCCCTGTCTCCGCCGGACGCGCGCCTGCCCGACGGCGGCCGCTACCGTGGCCAGGTGGTGAACGGCTTGCTGCAGGGCGAGGGACGCATCGACTACCCCAACGGCAGTTGGTACGCCGGCACCTTCAAGGACGGCCAGTGGCACGGCCAGGGTGAGTGGCATGGCAGCAACGGCGAGGTCTACCGTGGCCAGTTCAGTGAAGGCCTGTTTCAGGGCCTGGGCGACCTGACCACGCCCGGCAGCCATTACGCCGGCACCTTCAAGCATGGCCGCAGGGATGGCGAAGGCACCCTCAAGCAACACGACCAGACCTACCGCGGTCAGTTCAAGGACGACCAGTACGAAGGCGCGGGGCAGCTGGAGCTGGCTGACGGCAGCCGCTACCAGGGCCTGTTCGCCAAAGGTAAGCCCAACGGCGCCGGGGTGCGCAGCGACGCCAGCGGCAACCAGTTCAGCGGCCACTTCATCGATGGTCAGCTACAGGGGGCCGGCACCTACGACAGCGCCGATGGCGAACAGTACATCGGCGAGTTCAAGGACAATCGCCTCGAAGGCCGCGGTCGCTATGAAAGCGCCGATGGCGACGTCTGGATAGGCGACTTCAAGGATGGCTCGCTGGTGGGCCAGGGCGAACTGCTGGGTAGCGATGGCAGCCGCTACAAGGGTGGCTTCCGTGACTGGCGCTTCGCTGGCACCGGCACCTTGCAACTGGCCGACGGTAGCCAGTATGTCGGCGGTTTCGCCGACGATGCCTACCACGGGCGTGGCAAGCTGACCCACCCGGACGGTCGCAGCGAAGCCGGTACCTGGGTCAACGGCGTGCGCGTGCGCGACGCCCAGGGCAAGCTTTTGCCCGACCCGCTCGACCTGGCCCTGCTCAACCAGGGCAAGCTGCTGGCCGATGCGCTGGCCAAGGTGCCGACGTCAGTCCCGCCAGTGCAGTTGTACAGCCTGGTGGTGGCCGGCGACGGCCAGCAGAGCGTGTTCCTGCGCGAGGCCGACTATGTCAGCAACATGCTCAAGGTGCGTTTCGGCGCCCATGGCCAGATCACCTTGGTCAACCATCGCGACCATCTGGCCGACCGGCCCATGGCCACCCGCGAGAACATTACCCGCGCTGCCCGCACCTTGGCCGAGCGCAGCGGCCCCGAGGATCTGGTGTTCATCTACCTGACCAGCCATGGCAGCCACGATCACCAACTGGTGCTCGACCAGCCACGCCTGCAACTGGCCGACCTCTCCGCCGACGAGCTGGCCAGCGCCCTCGCCCCGCTGAAGGACCGCGACAAGGTGATCGTCATCTCCGCCTGCTACTCCGGTGGCTACATCGCCCCGCTCAAGGACGACCGAACCCTGATCATGACCGCCGCCCGCCCCGATCGGGTTTCGTTCGGCTGCTCGGAAGAGGCCGACTTCACCTACTTCGGCGACGCCCTGTTCGCCCAGGCGCTGAACCAGACCGACGATCTGAAACAGGCGTTTGAACTGGCGCGGCAAAGCGTTGCCGAACGAGAACGAAGGGAAGGTTTCGAAGCTTCTGAGCCGCAGCTCTGGGCGCCGCCGGCGGTGATCAGCCACTGGCAGCGCCTGCGCCGCCAACAAGCCGAGCAAGCCCTGCGCAATGAAGCCCAGCCAGCTTCGGGGGAACAGGCGAAAACACCTGGCGCCCACTAA
- a CDS encoding MaoC family dehydratase yields the protein MPYVPVTELSQYVGKELGRSQWLKIDQQRINLFAEATGDFQFIHVDPEKAKKTPFGTTIAHGFLTLSLIPKLMEDILVLPEGLKMVVNYGLDSVRFIQPVKVDSQVRLKVDLTDATEKKPGQWLLKATVTLEIEGEEKPAYIAEPLSLCFV from the coding sequence ATGCCCTATGTACCCGTTACAGAGCTTTCGCAGTACGTTGGCAAGGAGCTGGGTCGTTCCCAATGGCTGAAGATCGACCAACAACGCATCAACCTGTTCGCCGAGGCCACCGGCGATTTCCAGTTCATCCATGTCGATCCCGAAAAGGCGAAGAAGACCCCGTTCGGCACCACTATCGCCCACGGTTTCCTCACCCTTTCACTGATCCCCAAACTGATGGAAGACATCCTCGTGCTGCCCGAGGGGCTGAAGATGGTGGTCAACTACGGCCTGGACAGCGTGCGCTTCATCCAGCCGGTGAAGGTCGACAGTCAAGTACGACTCAAGGTCGACCTGACCGACGCGACCGAGAAGAAACCTGGGCAGTGGCTGCTGAAGGCCACGGTCACCCTGGAAATTGAAGGCGAAGAGAAGCCTGCCTACATCGCCGAGCCGCTGTCACTCTGCTTCGTCTGA
- a CDS encoding CidA/LrgA family protein encodes MLLRGLTWLVLFQLLGTAINHLFLHILPGPIIGLLLLLVFLMVRGEVGQPLNEAAGSLLRYLPLLLVPPAVGVMVYARDIAADFWAIVGALLISCLATLVFVGVLMQKLIQRQGRHEEQP; translated from the coding sequence ATGCTGTTGCGTGGTTTGACCTGGCTGGTGCTGTTCCAGTTGCTGGGGACGGCGATCAACCACTTGTTCCTGCACATCCTGCCCGGGCCCATCATCGGCCTGTTGCTGCTGCTGGTGTTCCTGATGGTTCGTGGCGAAGTCGGCCAGCCGCTCAACGAAGCCGCCGGCAGCCTGCTGCGCTACCTGCCGCTGCTGCTGGTGCCGCCGGCGGTGGGGGTGATGGTCTATGCCAGGGACATCGCCGCCGATTTCTGGGCGATCGTCGGGGCGCTGTTGATCTCCTGCCTGGCGACCCTGGTGTTCGTCGGCGTGCTGATGCAGAAGCTCATCCAGCGCCAGGGCAGGCATGAGGAGCAGCCATGA
- a CDS encoding LrgB family protein, giving the protein MTLDWHGALDAVIHHPLFGIGITLAAYQLVLAGYEKTRWIFLQPVLVSMLVVIGILLVCGIDYAEYRKSTEIMNILLGPATVALAVPLYLNLRRIRQLFWPTFTTLVIGGLFATVACLALGWWFGAEHMILMTMAPKSVTSPIAMLVAEQIGGVAALAAVFVLITGVIGAIFGPALLSRFGVLSPEARGMALGVTAHAVGTSVALQESDECGAFAALAMSLMGVATAVFLPLAVSLVA; this is encoded by the coding sequence ATGACCCTCGATTGGCACGGCGCGCTCGACGCGGTCATCCACCATCCCCTGTTCGGTATCGGCATCACGTTGGCCGCCTACCAGCTGGTGCTGGCAGGTTATGAAAAGACCCGCTGGATCTTCCTGCAACCGGTGCTGGTGTCGATGCTGGTGGTGATCGGCATCCTGCTTGTCTGCGGCATCGACTATGCCGAGTACCGCAAGAGCACCGAGATCATGAACATCCTTCTGGGCCCGGCCACCGTGGCCCTGGCGGTGCCGCTCTACCTGAACCTGCGGCGGATCCGCCAGCTGTTCTGGCCGACATTTACTACGCTGGTAATCGGAGGCCTGTTCGCCACCGTGGCATGCCTGGCGCTGGGCTGGTGGTTCGGCGCCGAGCACATGATCCTGATGACCATGGCGCCGAAGTCGGTCACCTCGCCGATCGCCATGCTGGTGGCCGAGCAGATTGGTGGTGTGGCGGCCCTGGCCGCGGTGTTCGTGCTGATCACCGGGGTGATCGGCGCGATCTTCGGCCCGGCGCTGCTGAGCCGCTTCGGCGTGCTCAGCCCCGAGGCCCGGGGCATGGCGCTGGGCGTCACCGCTCACGCAGTGGGCACGTCGGTGGCCTTGCAGGAAAGTGACGAATGCGGCGCCTTCGCCGCGCTGGCGATGAGCCTGATGGGGGTGGCCACGGCGGTGTTCCTGCCGTTGGCGGTCAGCCTGGTGGCTTGA
- a CDS encoding LON peptidase substrate-binding domain-containing protein: protein MTLPLFPLNTVLFPGCLLDLQIFEARYLDMIGRCMKQGEGFGVVCILEGEQVGKAAPVVASVGCEALIRDFVQQDNGLLGIRVEGVRRFRVERTEVQKDQLMVGEVQWLSELADGPLQEQDDDLLALLLALGEHPMVEALDMPRDVDGRQALANQLAYLLPFVEEDKLDLLAIDSPQLRLQAIQALLERIQGELFA, encoded by the coding sequence ATGACATTACCGCTGTTTCCCCTCAATACCGTGCTGTTCCCCGGTTGCCTGCTCGATCTGCAGATCTTCGAGGCGCGCTACCTGGACATGATCGGCCGTTGCATGAAACAGGGTGAAGGCTTCGGCGTGGTATGCATCCTGGAAGGCGAGCAGGTGGGCAAGGCGGCGCCGGTGGTGGCGTCGGTCGGCTGCGAGGCACTGATCCGCGACTTCGTGCAGCAGGACAACGGCCTGCTGGGTATTCGCGTCGAAGGCGTGCGGCGTTTTCGTGTCGAGCGCACCGAGGTGCAGAAGGACCAGTTGATGGTCGGCGAGGTGCAGTGGCTGTCGGAACTGGCGGACGGCCCGCTGCAGGAGCAGGACGATGACCTGCTGGCGCTGCTGCTGGCCTTGGGCGAACACCCGATGGTCGAGGCGCTGGACATGCCGCGGGATGTCGACGGGCGACAGGCGCTGGCCAACCAGTTGGCCTACCTGTTGCCGTTCGTGGAAGAGGACAAGCTCGACCTGCTGGCCATCGACTCGCCGCAGTTGAGGCTGCAAGCGATCCAGGCGTTGCTGGAGCGGATCCAGGGCGAATTGTTCGCCTGA